A window of the Hevea brasiliensis isolate MT/VB/25A 57/8 chromosome 6, ASM3005281v1, whole genome shotgun sequence genome harbors these coding sequences:
- the LOC110667761 gene encoding transcription factor IBH1, whose translation MTSVHPNSTTTTRFARRFLISLSRMRRPITLGPPSDEEVCRRTRRIKLAAYSSMARAVGSRRAWSRALLLKVRNRVRFQGILRNRFLASKKKRVIKRNKASGEMNKTDMLRKLVPGGETMDICGLLEETAHYMASLATQVKVMQSIVDQYSK comes from the coding sequence ATGACTTCAGTCCACCCAAATTCTACTACAACAACCAGGTTTGCTCGTAGATTTCTCATTTCCCTTTCCAGGATGAGAAGACCAATAACGCTTGGTCCTCCTTCTGATGAGGAAGTCTGCAGAAGAACCCGTAGGATAAAGCTTGCTGCTTATTCCTCCATGGCTCGTGCTGTTGGGTCGAGAAGGGCTTGGAGCCGAGCACTTCTTTTGAAGGTAAGAAACCGTGTCAGGTTCCAGGGAATTTTGAGAAATAGATTCTTGGCTTCTAAGAAGAAAAGGGTTATCAAAAGAAATAAGGCTTCAGGAGAGATGAACAAGACTGATATGCTTCGAAAGCTGGTTCCTGGTGGGGAAACTATGGATATTTGTGGGTTGTTGGAGGAAACTGCGCATTATATGGCATCTCTTGCCACGCAGGTTAAGGTGATGCAAAGTATAGTGGATCAATACTCGAAATGA